From one Sulfuricurvum sp. IAE1 genomic stretch:
- a CDS encoding Jag N-terminal domain-containing protein, with amino-acid sequence MKKIEAPTLEEAYAKAASEFGCSVTALQVEIIRFPSKGILGMFKKSALIVANLPQSSSSSASPVSLFPDEPVSPETDESHLCEYDVAEDEYDDEGDEYYPDMSAQECADEVKAQINELFAGVCFDIDEVQVSVYDENTLLIEFTGPDAALMIGKEGYRYKALSYMLFNWINAVYGMQLRLEIAEFLKNQEESISRYLVGVCETIERDGRAQTKVLDGVLVQIALKQLRERYPDRYVAIRSTRDGGKFIVINSYHEY; translated from the coding sequence ATGAAAAAGATTGAAGCGCCGACCCTTGAAGAAGCCTACGCCAAGGCGGCTTCGGAGTTCGGATGCTCCGTGACCGCCTTGCAGGTCGAGATCATCCGTTTCCCCTCGAAGGGGATACTGGGGATGTTCAAAAAATCGGCCCTTATCGTCGCCAATCTTCCCCAGTCATCCTCTTCTTCCGCTTCCCCCGTTTCCCTTTTCCCAGATGAACCCGTATCACCCGAAACCGACGAATCGCACCTCTGCGAGTACGATGTAGCCGAAGATGAGTACGACGACGAAGGGGATGAATATTATCCCGACATGAGCGCGCAGGAGTGTGCGGACGAAGTCAAAGCCCAGATTAACGAACTGTTTGCCGGGGTCTGTTTCGATATCGACGAAGTGCAGGTGAGCGTATACGACGAGAATACGCTGCTTATCGAATTCACGGGCCCCGACGCGGCACTTATGATCGGCAAGGAAGGGTATCGTTACAAAGCCCTTTCGTACATGCTGTTTAACTGGATCAACGCGGTGTACGGTATGCAGCTGCGTCTTGAAATCGCCGAATTTCTGAAAAATCAGGAAGAGTCTATTTCCCGCTATCTCGTGGGGGTATGCGAAACGATTGAACGCGACGGTCGCGCGCAGACCAAGGTACTTGACGGCGTTCTCGTGCAAATCGCGCTCAAACAGCTCCGCGAGCGGTATCCGGATCGGTACGTGGCGATCCGTTCGACGCGCGACGGCGGAAAATTCATCGTCATCAACAGTTACCACGAGTATTGA
- the mnmE gene encoding tRNA uridine-5-carboxymethylaminomethyl(34) synthesis GTPase MnmE, with the protein MDTTIAAIATAHGVGSIAIIRLSGKEALRIALSLSRRQTLAPRYATLASLYEADGSLIDEAIILYFQGPKSFTGEDVVEFQCHGGLVVADKILRAALASGARPADPGEFSKRAFLNGRMDLTQAEAIASLIEAKSDDAARVLARQMKGELRGYVENIRDSLLEILAYSEVVIDYAEEDLPPDVVDQIVLKLERIKTELSRTLEASRRRSGLMQGYRVAIIGKPNVGKSSLLNALLDYERAIVSDIAGTTRDTIEEQVRIGTHLIRLVDTAGIRATGDEIEKIGIERSIAAVENADIVVALFDSSRPIDDEDRAIIDLIERYRSEKPFVCVLNKADLSPRFDAELLAPYSPLSLSCKEQTQPLVEALAAHMDRDNDSEEMMLISQRQIGAVTEALEAIDDAHEPLRDGELEFFSFHINRSIRSVASLSRPYELDEMFDKMFGQFCLGK; encoded by the coding sequence ATGGACACTACGATAGCCGCGATCGCCACCGCCCACGGGGTCGGCTCGATCGCCATTATCCGTCTTAGCGGCAAAGAGGCGCTTCGCATCGCCCTGTCGCTCTCCCGCAGACAAACTCTCGCTCCCCGCTATGCTACCTTGGCGTCTCTTTATGAGGCGGACGGAAGCCTCATCGATGAAGCGATCATCCTTTATTTTCAGGGACCTAAGAGCTTTACCGGCGAAGACGTAGTTGAATTTCAGTGTCACGGCGGTCTCGTCGTCGCCGACAAAATTCTCCGTGCGGCGCTTGCGTCGGGCGCGCGTCCCGCCGATCCGGGGGAATTCAGCAAACGGGCGTTTCTAAACGGCCGGATGGACCTTACGCAGGCCGAAGCGATCGCATCGCTTATCGAAGCCAAAAGCGACGATGCCGCGCGGGTCCTCGCACGACAGATGAAGGGGGAATTGCGGGGATACGTCGAAAATATCCGCGATTCGCTCCTCGAAATCCTTGCCTACTCCGAAGTCGTGATCGATTATGCCGAAGAGGACCTCCCCCCCGACGTCGTCGATCAGATCGTGCTCAAGCTTGAACGGATCAAAACGGAACTTTCCCGTACGCTCGAGGCAAGCCGCCGCCGCAGCGGATTGATGCAGGGGTATCGCGTCGCCATCATCGGTAAACCCAACGTCGGGAAAAGTTCGCTCCTCAATGCGCTGCTCGATTACGAGCGGGCGATCGTGAGCGATATTGCGGGGACGACCCGCGATACGATCGAAGAACAGGTGCGGATCGGTACCCATCTGATCCGTCTGGTCGATACGGCGGGGATTCGGGCAACCGGCGACGAGATTGAAAAGATCGGTATCGAGCGCTCCATCGCCGCCGTCGAAAACGCCGACATCGTCGTCGCGCTGTTCGATTCGAGCCGTCCTATCGACGACGAAGACCGTGCCATAATCGATCTGATCGAGCGTTACCGGAGCGAAAAACCGTTTGTCTGCGTCCTGAACAAAGCCGATTTGAGCCCCCGTTTCGATGCCGAACTCCTCGCTCCGTATTCTCCCCTCTCGCTCAGCTGCAAAGAGCAGACGCAACCGCTTGTAGAAGCACTTGCGGCGCACATGGACCGAGACAACGACAGCGAAGAGATGATGCTGATTTCACAGCGGCAGATCGGTGCCGTCACCGAGGCGCTCGAGGCCATCGATGACGCGCACGAACCGCTCAGAGACGGCGAACTGGAGTTTTTCTCGTTTCACATCAACCGTTCCATCCGCTCCGTCGCTTCGCTCAGCCGTCCCTACGAACTTGACGAAATGTTCGACAAGATGTTCGGACAGTTTTGTCTGGGGAAATGA
- the ruvX gene encoding Holliday junction resolvase RuvX, whose translation MGSVIAIDLGLKRIGLALSSGNGIVTPLGAIERKNRNQAANDVKKVLDEYDAQTVVVGIPMGSTTEEEMRRRVAHFMNLVDFKGEIAYQDEAGSSQEAEALMRGEIRYKRDGRIDSLSAKIILERYLRAL comes from the coding sequence ATGGGCTCCGTTATCGCGATCGATCTGGGGCTGAAGCGGATAGGGCTGGCGCTCAGTTCCGGGAACGGCATCGTTACTCCGCTTGGAGCGATTGAGCGGAAAAACCGTAACCAGGCGGCGAATGACGTCAAAAAAGTGCTCGACGAATACGATGCGCAGACGGTCGTGGTCGGGATTCCGATGGGAAGCACGACCGAAGAGGAGATGCGCCGAAGGGTCGCGCATTTTATGAATCTCGTCGATTTCAAAGGGGAAATCGCGTATCAGGACGAAGCGGGCAGTTCGCAGGAGGCCGAAGCGCTGATGCGCGGGGAAATACGCTACAAGCGCGACGGACGGATCGACTCTCTTTCGGCGAAAATCATTCTGGAGCGTTACCTGCGCGCTCTTTGA
- the ilvC gene encoding ketol-acid reductoisomerase — protein MALNVYYDKDCNTALIKSKKVAMIGFGSQGHAHAENLRDSGVEVVIGLRKDGSSWTKAEAKGFKVMTVAEASAYADVVMILLPDENQAEIYKNEIAPNLKSGATIAFGHGFSIHYGRIIPAKDINVMMVAPKAPGHTVRSEFVKGGGIPDLIAVYADPSGNTKELALSYASAIGGGRTGIIETTFKDETETDLFGEQAVLCGGVSALIQAGFETLVEAGYPEEMAYFECLHEMKLIVDLIFEGGIKDMRYSISNTAEYGDMVSGPRVINEESKKAMRQVLKEIQNGQFAKDFVLEGQAGYPRMNAERKNLAAHPVEVTGERLRAMMPWIKANKIVDQSKN, from the coding sequence ATGGCATTGAACGTTTACTACGACAAAGATTGCAATACGGCACTCATCAAAAGCAAAAAAGTGGCGATGATCGGTTTCGGATCACAGGGCCACGCACATGCGGAAAACCTCCGTGACAGCGGCGTCGAAGTCGTTATCGGTCTTCGCAAGGACGGAAGTTCATGGACCAAAGCGGAAGCAAAAGGGTTCAAAGTTATGACGGTCGCCGAAGCGTCTGCGTATGCCGATGTCGTTATGATCCTTCTGCCGGATGAAAACCAGGCGGAAATTTATAAAAACGAAATCGCTCCGAACCTCAAAAGCGGTGCGACAATCGCATTCGGTCACGGGTTCAGTATCCACTACGGACGCATTATCCCGGCAAAAGATATTAACGTTATGATGGTTGCTCCCAAAGCTCCGGGCCATACGGTTCGTTCCGAGTTCGTAAAAGGCGGCGGTATCCCCGATCTGATCGCGGTTTACGCCGATCCGAGCGGAAACACCAAAGAGCTTGCCCTTTCGTATGCCTCTGCTATCGGCGGCGGCCGCACCGGTATCATCGAGACAACGTTCAAAGACGAAACCGAAACCGACCTGTTCGGTGAGCAGGCGGTTCTTTGCGGCGGCGTTTCCGCACTGATCCAGGCGGGATTCGAAACCCTCGTGGAAGCGGGATACCCTGAAGAAATGGCCTATTTCGAATGTCTGCACGAGATGAAACTGATCGTTGACCTGATTTTCGAAGGCGGTATCAAAGATATGCGTTATTCGATCTCCAACACCGCTGAATACGGCGACATGGTTTCCGGACCGCGCGTTATCAACGAAGAATCCAAAAAAGCGATGCGCCAGGTTCTCAAAGAGATCCAGAACGGCCAGTTTGCCAAAGACTTCGTCCTTGAAGGTCAAGCAGGTTATCCCCGCATGAACGCCGAGCGTAAAAACCTTGCGGCCCATCCGGTCGAAGTAACGGGTGAACGCCTCCGCGCAATGATGCCGTGGATCAAAGCGAACAAAATCGTCGACCAGTCTAAAAACTGA
- a CDS encoding divergent polysaccharide deacetylase family protein, whose product MHKTPSPFPRIWLKRIALALAVVLLCILSLFVGYYVGYGQMEGELTREREQTRQLIEEIRMITSIDEATGIEAGKQEEEIRRLKRELQTVLEEERPLRPLQPQHEYAPKEPKAPPPPAYKRPQAPSGTEAKLVIIIDDVSYERDVRAIRSTGLPLVMSFLPPSARHPKSAELARGESGYMVHLPLEAEHFDDEEPSTLRQGDSEAQMAERISQLKQQYPNVRYMNNHTGSKFTADAEAMEKLVGVLKKEGIVFVDSRTTPKSKVPQATAKHGMRYIGRDVFLDHQSGVSNVKRQIREAVEKAKRHGTAVAIGHPRPDTIRALRESKEVLSEVRLVGIDQI is encoded by the coding sequence ATGCACAAAACTCCTTCTCCTTTTCCCCGCATCTGGCTCAAACGTATCGCCCTGGCTCTCGCTGTCGTATTACTGTGCATACTTTCGTTGTTTGTGGGGTATTACGTCGGATACGGACAGATGGAAGGGGAACTTACCCGCGAGAGGGAACAGACCCGTCAGCTTATCGAAGAGATCCGAATGATCACCTCCATCGATGAAGCGACCGGGATTGAAGCGGGAAAACAAGAAGAGGAGATTCGTCGTCTGAAGCGTGAGTTGCAGACGGTGCTTGAAGAGGAACGTCCTCTCCGTCCCCTCCAGCCACAGCACGAATACGCCCCCAAAGAGCCCAAAGCCCCTCCTCCCCCGGCGTATAAACGCCCGCAAGCCCCTTCGGGCACCGAGGCAAAGCTGGTGATTATCATCGACGACGTCTCGTACGAACGGGATGTCAGGGCGATCCGTTCGACCGGATTGCCGCTGGTGATGTCGTTTCTTCCTCCCAGCGCCCGTCATCCCAAATCGGCTGAGCTGGCACGGGGTGAGAGCGGCTACATGGTGCATCTTCCGCTTGAAGCGGAACATTTCGACGACGAGGAACCCTCCACATTGCGTCAGGGGGATTCGGAAGCTCAGATGGCGGAGAGGATTTCACAGCTCAAGCAGCAATACCCCAACGTCCGGTACATGAACAACCATACGGGGTCGAAGTTTACCGCCGATGCCGAAGCGATGGAAAAGCTCGTCGGGGTGCTCAAGAAAGAGGGGATCGTCTTCGTCGACAGCCGAACGACCCCCAAGAGCAAAGTGCCGCAGGCGACGGCCAAACACGGTATGCGCTATATCGGGCGTGATGTCTTTTTGGATCACCAAAGCGGGGTTTCGAACGTCAAACGCCAGATCCGCGAGGCGGTCGAGAAAGCCAAACGCCACGGTACCGCCGTCGCCATCGGGCATCCGCGTCCCGACACGATCCGGGCTCTGCGGGAGTCCAAAGAGGTATTAAGTGAAGTGCGGCTGGTGGGGATCGACCAAATCTGA
- a CDS encoding DNA-processing protein DprA — MNIVPGVVAELESMKRYPRTLYYRGSLGLLDTPKISIVGSRRAGQYARNAVYELAKKLALSGITVVSGAATGIDRIAHEGAGVQRTVAVLPCGIDRHYPASNRDLIESIGDQGLLLSHFEPGFEAREWSFVERNEIVVALGSALVIAEAEPGSGSMRSAQYALAMGKPIYVLPHRLGESGGTRRLLSENKATMIEDIDRFVESLSRVSRQSREDTPFIAYCRSGPTYEEAVAAFPSEIFEAELGGVIEVRNGRVYPI, encoded by the coding sequence GTGAATATCGTCCCCGGCGTCGTTGCCGAACTCGAATCGATGAAACGCTATCCCCGGACACTTTACTACCGCGGTTCGCTCGGACTGCTCGACACCCCAAAAATTTCAATCGTCGGAAGTCGCCGTGCCGGTCAGTATGCCCGGAACGCCGTGTACGAACTTGCCAAAAAACTCGCACTGTCGGGAATAACCGTCGTTAGCGGGGCCGCGACGGGGATTGATCGGATCGCGCATGAAGGGGCGGGGGTACAGCGCACCGTCGCCGTTCTGCCTTGCGGAATCGACCGCCATTACCCCGCATCAAACCGAGATCTTATCGAGTCAATCGGCGATCAGGGGCTTTTGCTGAGCCACTTTGAGCCGGGATTCGAAGCAAGGGAGTGGAGTTTCGTTGAGCGCAACGAAATTGTCGTGGCGCTGGGATCGGCACTGGTGATTGCCGAAGCCGAACCCGGAAGCGGCAGCATGCGCAGCGCCCAATACGCTCTGGCGATGGGCAAGCCGATTTACGTCCTGCCGCATCGTCTGGGAGAAAGCGGCGGTACGCGGCGGCTTTTATCGGAGAACAAAGCGACGATGATCGAGGATATCGACCGTTTCGTCGAATCACTCAGCCGGGTATCGCGCCAGAGCAGGGAAGACACTCCGTTCATTGCCTATTGCCGGAGCGGACCGACGTACGAAGAAGCGGTAGCGGCGTTTCCATCGGAAATTTTCGAGGCGGAACTGGGGGGAGTGATCGAGGTTAGAAACGGGAGAGTATACCCGATTTAA
- a CDS encoding sulfite:cytochrome C oxidoreductase subunit B encodes MKKLLLITLFAASLAAQVAKPIEMPYVDYPMVKGDHDEVAQQYCLICHSWGYILNQGKKSRPYWTGTVQKMVNEFKAPIGKEDQQIIVNYLVKHYGYESTAQH; translated from the coding sequence ATGAAAAAACTCTTATTAATCACCCTGTTTGCAGCTTCGCTAGCGGCACAGGTCGCCAAGCCGATCGAAATGCCTTACGTCGATTATCCGATGGTAAAAGGGGATCATGACGAAGTGGCGCAACAATACTGCCTCATCTGCCATTCCTGGGGATACATTCTCAACCAGGGGAAAAAAAGCCGCCCCTACTGGACCGGAACGGTGCAGAAAATGGTCAACGAGTTCAAAGCCCCCATCGGCAAAGAAGACCAGCAGATCATCGTCAACTACCTCGTCAAACACTACGGGTACGAAAGCACGGCTCAGCACTGA
- a CDS encoding molybdopterin-dependent oxidoreductase: protein MFNRRHFLGAGLILSASSLFGKEPAKKIITDTKEFIPPHIAFPQKKPLKTISDRPPLLESPRDIFTQAITPNDQFFVRWHMPDIPTYIDLTEFRLEVKGSVETPLSLSVDDLKSKFEPVQITSVLQCGGNSRKYYAASGQATHGVQWGHGAMGCAVWKGVRLKDILHRAGVKGSAKWVGVNGLEKPAMDATPKFFREMAIDEALSGELIVAYEMNGEDLPYLNGFPLRLVIPGHFSDSWVKMLSEITVFDEYQNSFFMDVAYTVPDNDCECVISGSDFEYKRKPIAEMKVKSVIGYPTPGTVIKKGSRVKVTGVAFDQGKGIKEVMISVDGGKSWSATALQKDYGKYAYRQWVYEWEPKTKGAHTLMVRAINRIGNIQPQAHEIGWNAGGYQYNAVDAVSVQIV from the coding sequence ATGTTTAACCGCAGACATTTTCTCGGCGCCGGCCTTATCCTGAGCGCATCGTCACTGTTCGGGAAAGAACCCGCCAAAAAGATCATTACCGATACCAAGGAGTTCATTCCTCCCCATATCGCATTTCCCCAAAAGAAACCGCTGAAGACGATTTCGGACCGTCCGCCGCTGCTCGAATCGCCCCGCGATATTTTCACGCAGGCGATCACTCCGAACGACCAGTTCTTCGTCCGCTGGCACATGCCCGACATTCCAACCTACATCGATCTGACCGAGTTCCGCCTCGAAGTCAAAGGTTCGGTGGAGACCCCCCTCTCCCTGAGTGTTGACGATCTCAAAAGCAAATTCGAACCCGTACAGATCACTTCGGTCCTCCAATGCGGCGGTAACAGCCGTAAATACTACGCCGCTAGCGGCCAGGCAACGCACGGCGTCCAATGGGGCCACGGAGCCATGGGCTGTGCCGTCTGGAAAGGGGTCCGCCTCAAAGATATCCTCCACCGCGCTGGGGTCAAGGGTAGCGCGAAATGGGTCGGTGTCAACGGTCTGGAAAAACCGGCGATGGACGCCACTCCCAAATTTTTCCGTGAAATGGCCATCGACGAAGCGCTCAGCGGCGAGCTGATCGTTGCGTACGAAATGAACGGCGAAGACCTCCCCTACCTCAACGGTTTTCCTCTTCGCCTTGTCATTCCCGGCCACTTCTCGGACAGCTGGGTCAAAATGCTGAGTGAAATCACGGTATTCGACGAATATCAAAACAGCTTTTTCATGGACGTCGCCTACACGGTCCCCGACAACGACTGCGAATGCGTCATTTCGGGCAGCGACTTCGAATACAAACGCAAACCGATCGCGGAGATGAAAGTCAAATCGGTCATCGGATATCCGACGCCCGGCACCGTCATCAAAAAAGGTTCCCGTGTGAAAGTAACCGGAGTCGCTTTCGACCAGGGAAAAGGGATCAAAGAGGTCATGATCTCGGTCGACGGCGGAAAGAGCTGGAGTGCGACGGCATTGCAAAAAGACTACGGGAAATACGCCTACCGCCAGTGGGTATACGAGTGGGAGCCCAAAACCAAAGGGGCCCACACCCTGATGGTCCGTGCCATCAACCGTATCGGAAACATTCAGCCCCAGGCGCATGAAATCGGCTGGAATGCCGGCGGATACCAATATAACGCTGTCGATGCCGTCAGCGTACAAATCGTCTAA
- the queA gene encoding tRNA preQ1(34) S-adenosylmethionine ribosyltransferase-isomerase QueA codes for MTERDPLLTSSYDYELPEELIATYPISPRDHARLLVYDRRNRSITHSRFDQIDSFLPPECAIVFNDTKVIKARLYGSKESGGAIELLINRPLDAYRINVYVRGRVKEGTKLLFDRRLVATVIKLHDDGSRDVEFSLAGERLRFEELLPLLDEIGHIPLPPYLGREDDSSDEREYQSVFARREGAVAAPTASLHFTDELFAAVSARHPHAFVTLHVGSGTFKPVEAEVITEHPMHSEYFAIADEAYALIHGDVPLLCVGTTSTRTVEYHVRSGEREGEANLFLHPNNPPQRVNYLLTNFHLPQSTLLMLVASFVGLEETHRIYAEAIAQKYRFFSYGDAMLIL; via the coding sequence TTGACTGAACGCGATCCGCTTCTGACCTCAAGCTACGACTATGAGCTCCCCGAAGAGCTCATCGCAACGTATCCCATCTCCCCGAGAGATCATGCCAGACTGCTCGTATACGACCGCCGCAACCGTTCCATCACCCACTCACGGTTTGATCAAATCGACAGCTTCCTCCCCCCCGAGTGCGCCATCGTCTTCAACGATACCAAGGTAATCAAAGCGCGCCTGTACGGTTCCAAAGAGAGCGGCGGGGCGATCGAACTGTTGATCAACCGTCCGCTGGATGCCTACCGGATCAACGTTTACGTACGGGGACGGGTCAAAGAGGGGACAAAACTTTTGTTTGACCGCCGTCTTGTCGCAACCGTCATAAAACTGCACGACGACGGTTCCCGCGACGTCGAATTCTCCCTCGCGGGTGAGCGCCTGCGATTCGAAGAGCTTCTCCCCTTGCTTGATGAGATCGGACACATCCCCCTTCCCCCATATCTTGGCCGCGAAGACGACAGCAGCGACGAGCGGGAATACCAAAGCGTATTCGCCCGCCGCGAAGGGGCAGTCGCCGCACCGACAGCGTCGCTTCATTTCACCGACGAGCTTTTCGCTGCCGTCTCGGCACGCCATCCGCATGCATTCGTCACGCTGCACGTCGGTTCGGGAACTTTTAAACCGGTCGAGGCCGAAGTGATTACCGAGCATCCGATGCACTCGGAGTATTTCGCGATCGCTGACGAGGCCTACGCTCTCATCCACGGCGATGTGCCCCTTCTGTGCGTCGGCACCACCTCGACCCGAACGGTCGAGTACCATGTCCGAAGCGGCGAACGTGAGGGGGAAGCGAACCTCTTTTTACACCCGAATAATCCCCCGCAAAGGGTCAATTATCTGCTGACGAATTTCCACCTTCCGCAATCGACGCTGCTTATGCTCGTCGCCTCGTTCGTCGGACTCGAAGAGACCCACCGTATCTACGCCGAAGCGATTGCTCAAAAATACCGCTTTTTTTCATACGGGGATGCGATGCTTATACTCTAA
- the tatC gene encoding twin-arginine translocase subunit TatC, with protein MFDDLKPHLAELRKRLGISVATVIVMFFVMFNFHEPILSWLTAPLNEALASVGKISKNAAEGMVTTTQVGGTFFVAMKVAFFGGLLASLPVILAQMWLFISPGLYENEKRMLYPFIFGGTIMFVAGALFAYYVVTPLGFEFLIAFGAFEFVPLINIEDYIDFFTKIMFGFGLAFELPVICYFLALLGLIDDRMMTAFFRYAIVLIFIISAILTPPDVMTQILMAIPLTFLYGISILIVRAVNPAPKEEPYIAEDEEETID; from the coding sequence ATGTTTGATGATTTGAAACCCCACCTCGCCGAGCTGCGCAAGCGGCTTGGCATCAGCGTCGCGACCGTTATCGTGATGTTTTTCGTGATGTTCAATTTCCACGAGCCGATTCTCTCATGGCTCACCGCACCGCTCAACGAAGCACTCGCATCGGTCGGTAAAATTTCCAAGAACGCCGCCGAGGGGATGGTAACGACGACGCAGGTCGGAGGAACCTTCTTCGTCGCGATGAAAGTCGCTTTTTTCGGCGGCCTCCTGGCTTCATTGCCGGTGATTCTGGCGCAAATGTGGCTTTTTATTTCGCCCGGCCTCTACGAGAACGAGAAAAGGATGCTCTACCCTTTTATTTTCGGTGGGACCATCATGTTCGTGGCAGGGGCGTTGTTTGCCTACTACGTCGTCACTCCGCTGGGATTTGAATTCCTCATCGCCTTCGGGGCGTTCGAATTCGTCCCGCTCATCAATATCGAAGACTACATCGATTTCTTCACCAAAATCATGTTCGGATTCGGACTCGCCTTCGAACTCCCCGTAATCTGCTATTTCCTGGCACTGCTGGGACTCATCGACGACCGGATGATGACGGCTTTTTTCCGCTACGCGATCGTCCTGATCTTTATCATTTCGGCTATTCTGACCCCTCCGGACGTTATGACGCAGATCCTGATGGCCATCCCGCTCACCTTTTTGTACGGAATTTCGATTCTGATCGTCCGTGCGGTCAACCCGGCCCCCAAAGAAGAACCCTACATCGCCGAAGATGAAGAAGAGACGATTGACTGA
- the tatB gene encoding Sec-independent protein translocase protein TatB has translation MFGMGLGEIFLIIIIAILFLGPDKLPTTMVEIAKFFRQVKGTVSSARATLEEEMKLSEIKEKALDYKRELTDASAELERLTNVTEIGSELASVKNDLNLDTPAPAPSAPKEPEVITFAPKSKDTKPSETKTEENA, from the coding sequence ATGTTTGGAATGGGGCTTGGTGAGATTTTCCTTATCATTATTATCGCGATCCTTTTTTTGGGACCGGACAAACTTCCGACGACGATGGTCGAAATCGCAAAATTTTTCCGCCAGGTGAAAGGGACCGTTTCCTCCGCGCGCGCTACGCTTGAAGAAGAGATGAAGCTCTCCGAGATCAAAGAAAAAGCCCTCGATTATAAACGCGAACTCACCGACGCCAGCGCCGAACTCGAACGCCTCACCAACGTGACCGAAATCGGCAGCGAGCTCGCGTCGGTCAAAAACGACCTGAATCTTGACACTCCCGCCCCCGCGCCCTCGGCTCCTAAAGAACCCGAAGTGATCACCTTTGCCCCGAAATCAAAAGATACGAAACCTTCCGAAACCAAAACCGAAGAGAATGCCTGA
- the hemW gene encoding radical SAM family heme chaperone HemW produces MLLYIHIPFCDSKCSYCAFNSYVDKFSLRKKYMDALLVQLEHELERFGTTPQNPIETVFIGGGTPSTVDAALYVPLFEKIAPFLGEGCEITSEANPNSATPEWLEGMKRVGVNRVSFGVQSFDDAKLTALGRAHNSAQALNAVRNAAQIGFERLSLDLIYGVAGDTRPLLERDVSTAFSLPIDHISLYALTIEEATAFEKTPEKAHEELDLTRWLFKEIADRGFEQYEISNFGRTPSRHNLGYWEHKPYIGLGSGAVGFLRNRRFYPPNDIQTYIADPLAAHVEELTPGDLLSEKLFLGLRSKIGVDAGILNAAQRKEADILLRAGLLEERGGRLYNTDFLLADEIALRIEGF; encoded by the coding sequence ATGCTTTTGTATATACATATCCCTTTTTGCGACAGCAAATGTTCCTATTGCGCCTTTAATTCCTACGTCGACAAATTTTCTCTCCGCAAAAAGTATATGGATGCCCTCCTCGTGCAACTCGAACATGAACTCGAACGGTTCGGCACTACGCCGCAAAACCCGATTGAAACCGTCTTTATCGGAGGGGGAACCCCTTCCACGGTCGATGCCGCGCTGTATGTCCCTTTGTTCGAAAAAATCGCACCGTTTCTGGGCGAGGGATGCGAAATCACCTCCGAAGCCAACCCCAACAGCGCCACCCCCGAATGGCTGGAGGGGATGAAAAGAGTGGGGGTCAACCGCGTAAGCTTCGGCGTCCAAAGCTTCGACGACGCCAAACTCACAGCCCTCGGCCGCGCCCACAACAGTGCCCAGGCGCTTAACGCGGTCCGCAATGCCGCGCAAATCGGGTTCGAGCGTCTCTCGCTCGACCTGATCTACGGCGTTGCGGGAGATACGCGCCCCCTTTTGGAGCGGGACGTCTCGACCGCTTTTTCGCTTCCGATCGACCACATCAGCCTCTATGCCTTGACTATCGAAGAAGCGACCGCTTTCGAAAAAACCCCCGAAAAAGCGCACGAAGAGCTCGACCTTACCCGGTGGCTTTTCAAAGAGATCGCCGATCGTGGATTCGAACAGTACGAAATCTCCAATTTCGGACGCACGCCTTCGCGCCACAATCTGGGATACTGGGAGCACAAGCCCTATATCGGCCTGGGCAGCGGGGCGGTCGGTTTTCTCCGAAACCGTCGTTTTTACCCCCCCAACGACATCCAAACCTATATCGCCGACCCTCTCGCCGCACATGTCGAGGAACTCACCCCCGGCGACCTTTTGAGCGAAAAGCTCTTTTTGGGGCTGCGCAGCAAAATCGGCGTCGATGCGGGAATACTCAACGCCGCGCAGAGAAAAGAGGCCGATATTCTGCTCCGCGCAGGGCTTCTCGAAGAACGCGGCGGGCGTCTGTACAATACCGATTTCCTGCTCGCCGACGAAATCGCACTGCGGATCGAGGGATTTTAA